One stretch of Qingrenia yutianensis DNA includes these proteins:
- a CDS encoding helix-turn-helix domain-containing protein, which produces MAVFRINKTQDYTVMSNFHLKDRSLSLKSKGLLSLILSLPEDWNYTTRGLAAICKEGVDSIGTALKELERAGYIKRNRLRDEKGKITDTEYVIFEKPQDNPDTAQPYTENPYMDIPDTEMPCTENTAQLNTNRLNKKELNTDISNTYPIKSYQKEPEPTNAAQPTKEKSDRIGYDEVETYRQIIKENIDYDVLSVNLNRDAAMLDEIVDLMTETVCTQKASLVIAGDTYPAAIVKSKLLKLNSEHIEYVIDCMRENTTDIRNIKKYMLAALFNAPSTIDSYYRAKVNHDMKHF; this is translated from the coding sequence GGCAGTTTTCAGAATAAACAAGACGCAAGACTACACCGTGATGTCAAACTTTCACTTAAAGGACAGAAGTTTATCCTTAAAGTCGAAAGGACTTTTGTCGCTGATTTTGTCATTGCCGGAGGATTGGAATTATACCACCAGAGGACTTGCGGCAATATGCAAAGAGGGTGTTGACAGTATCGGAACGGCATTAAAAGAATTGGAGCGTGCAGGATATATCAAGCGCAACCGTCTCCGTGATGAAAAAGGCAAGATTACCGATACGGAATATGTCATATTTGAAAAGCCGCAGGACAATCCCGATACGGCACAGCCATATACGGAAAATCCGTATATGGATATACCAGATACGGAAATGCCGTGTACGGAAAACACCGCACAATTAAATACTAATAGATTAAATAAAAAAGAATTAAATACGGATATATCAAATACTTATCCTATCAAATCATATCAAAAAGAGCCGGAGCCGACAAATGCGGCACAGCCCACAAAAGAAAAATCGGATAGGATTGGATATGATGAGGTGGAAACATACAGACAGATAATCAAAGAAAATATCGACTATGATGTTTTAAGCGTCAACCTTAACCGTGACGCTGCTATGCTTGACGAAATCGTTGACCTTATGACAGAAACGGTTTGCACACAGAAAGCAAGTCTTGTCATTGCCGGCGATACCTACCCGGCGGCAATCGTGAAATCAAAGCTGTTAAAATTAAATTCTGAGCATATCGAGTATGTTATCGACTGTATGAGGGAAAACACAACGGATATTCGCAATATCAAAAAATATATGCTTGCGGCTCTGTTTAACGCCCCCTCCACCATTGACAGCTATTACAGAGCGAAGGTCAATCACGATATGAAACATTTTTAA
- a CDS encoding S-layer homology domain-containing protein yields MNFKSKLKNILSAALAVSTLLSGFTPITTYAAQVNEYVDPADIWVSANGRTNELDFNATITQETSWCTVCNKDTIMLTYRTPEYTKSGTTALNRGVKFSDGTMVDGKTKGNLDSGRPNQDASYSTYHWTKSICQTCGTINSVDGKDAYGFSRNVYGLNSCDHNFFLDFDNTTYTPYNENYHTTVLKAGRYCQFCKGTKARASEKRESHNFTETVDGQIGNNRFFISEKCDDCGYSTSEYVTAKSVVSSYYGNADNKSHTVTVSDLSDSGVHTSIRYGTSAGKCNLTSAPNYTDAGYYPVYYEISYKYQGETMTENGVSYVWLLEDKKDDNSGGTVIVLPEKHEHDYRYLETVAPSCDNLGYERWQCDGCGNLDKRNYTKATGHNYKAITIREATCKQGGLKLNLCDKCGSFYEETTPVGEHKYKTEKVQPTCRNVGYTNHICEICGNSYITDMTPIISHAYERITKEPTCTDKGYTTSTCTMCGLNYVSDYTEPTGHNWDEGYSVTYSTCTADGVIEYRCKNDNCSEKMIKAESATGHTPGKAATCTDPRTCEKCGTVLELPKGHSYSENVVKPTCTAMGYTEYKCDNCDDSYVGDYTDKLPHNYNANVTEPTCTEHGFTRYICVDCDDSYISDYTEKKPHNYNVVITKPTCTEFGYTTYTCADCGDSYVADYTDKTEHNYDKKVIPPTCTEHGYTVYTCPDCGKEYIGDYTEHKNHNYTKTVIAPTCTEMGYTIFTCDCGDTYKGEYTDKIAHTYKKTVTEPTCTEIGFTTSVCEVCGDTVKSDYKNAKGHAPSEWIIDEAATIEHGGRKHIECIECKAILQTADIPQLVAKDNSDEDGKAEIGKYSVILTDKNNKPVFNSEITINKDDNISIRLPKNRLLDFADRTTVTVFNTEKQTAATGLNIFVTDDNGNNATGVTDENGQFIAPDKKSSTGDDNGTIGKDDGDSKFTYVIKVTDKLNVTIPNCETYIGESNNIVVKLPDGLILTQDSPAIITVTDQNGNPQKGVSVIVIADKDYIEKGTTDMYGKLTVPPVNSGITDKDGKVNLQNYYVFVNDEKGYIENALVTLNEDNSFSVKLPAENMIDYANRITVTVLDKDGAPLKDISVTVSDAAEKSITDKTDENGKIVVPPMSEDYTDKDGIAKVGSYTIIVENVKSKIENAYITLTADGTISVLLPENIKIEHSNRITVTVLDKDNKGVKDISVTVKETVSETAENAAEPKTATAVTDKDGKIYIPPASEGVTDKDGNTDISETTPGKDTDGDGKDDTEETKTEYNITVEDTKGKIENAFIEIKDGKIFVTLPDGKTLTMDNQTTVTVLDKDSKAIKGVSVTIKDKTTEKTATTDANGKVTLPVKSTGGGGSSSGGGGGRGGSSGGGYYTTVNVKITDKDGKAVTNFSKSTDSKGNITIILPNGKTLDNGNFYTVTVTDNKGNAKENVTVLLKDRNKGEATGTTDKNGVVTIPGKTHTAYIFGYNDGTFRPDNNMSRAEAAAIFARLISEQKGEKISGKSDFADVKSSEWYSKFIGYIEKYGIIKGYDNNTFKPDENISRAEFVAMTVRFNSLFNKVKKGSYTVKYTDVASNYWAYADIAYAKHAGWLNGYADGSFKGDNAITRAEVVTVVNKATGRIADEGYINKNLSLLNKFTDLKNNSHWAFYSICESANTHLANSHDNSETWVK; encoded by the coding sequence ATGAATTTCAAAAGCAAATTAAAAAATATTCTGTCGGCGGCATTGGCGGTGTCAACGCTGCTTTCGGGATTTACGCCGATAACGACCTATGCGGCACAGGTAAACGAATATGTCGATCCTGCGGATATATGGGTATCTGCAAACGGCAGAACAAACGAGCTTGATTTTAATGCGACTATCACGCAGGAAACAAGCTGGTGCACGGTATGTAACAAAGACACGATAATGCTTACTTACAGAACGCCCGAATATACCAAAAGCGGAACAACCGCATTAAACAGGGGCGTTAAATTTTCGGACGGAACTATGGTTGACGGAAAAACAAAGGGCAACCTTGACAGCGGGCGGCCGAATCAAGACGCAAGCTACTCAACATATCATTGGACAAAATCAATTTGTCAGACCTGCGGAACAATAAACTCCGTTGACGGCAAAGACGCATACGGATTCAGCCGTAATGTTTATGGCTTAAACTCCTGCGACCACAATTTTTTCTTGGACTTTGACAATACCACATACACACCATATAACGAGAATTATCATACAACAGTGTTAAAAGCCGGACGATATTGTCAGTTTTGCAAGGGTACGAAAGCAAGAGCCTCCGAGAAACGAGAATCACACAATTTTACAGAAACGGTTGACGGTCAGATTGGCAACAACCGTTTTTTCATATCCGAAAAATGCGATGACTGCGGATATTCCACAAGCGAGTATGTAACCGCAAAATCTGTTGTTTCGTCATACTACGGAAATGCGGATAATAAATCCCACACCGTAACCGTCAGCGACTTGTCGGACAGCGGCGTACATACAAGTATTCGCTACGGAACGAGTGCAGGCAAATGCAATCTCACTTCTGCTCCGAACTACACCGACGCCGGATATTATCCCGTGTACTATGAAATCTCATATAAGTATCAGGGCGAAACAATGACGGAAAACGGTGTATCGTATGTGTGGCTGCTGGAGGACAAAAAGGACGATAACAGCGGCGGAACTGTTATTGTACTTCCCGAAAAACACGAACACGATTACAGATATTTGGAAACCGTTGCTCCCTCCTGTGATAACCTCGGCTATGAACGCTGGCAATGCGATGGCTGCGGAAATCTTGACAAGAGAAATTACACCAAAGCGACCGGACATAATTACAAGGCAATTACAATTCGTGAAGCAACCTGCAAGCAAGGCGGCTTGAAATTAAACCTCTGCGACAAATGCGGCAGCTTTTATGAGGAAACAACTCCCGTCGGTGAGCATAAATACAAGACTGAAAAAGTACAACCCACTTGCAGAAATGTAGGCTATACAAATCACATCTGCGAAATTTGCGGTAATTCATATATAACAGATATGACGCCGATTATCTCACACGCTTATGAGCGTATTACCAAAGAACCGACTTGTACCGATAAAGGTTACACAACTTCAACTTGTACGATGTGCGGCTTAAATTATGTCAGCGACTACACCGAGCCGACAGGTCATAATTGGGACGAGGGATATTCGGTTACTTATTCCACCTGTACCGCTGACGGCGTAATTGAATACCGTTGTAAAAACGATAACTGTTCGGAAAAAATGATTAAAGCGGAATCCGCAACGGGACACACACCCGGCAAGGCGGCGACCTGCACAGATCCCCGGACTTGCGAAAAGTGCGGTACGGTTTTAGAATTACCAAAAGGACACAGCTATTCAGAAAATGTTGTTAAGCCTACTTGTACGGCTATGGGATATACGGAATATAAATGCGATAACTGCGATGACAGTTATGTTGGCGATTACACGGATAAACTTCCGCACAATTACAATGCAAATGTTACGGAGCCTACCTGCACCGAACACGGCTTTACAAGATATATTTGCGTAGACTGTGATGATAGCTATATTTCAGACTATACCGAAAAGAAACCGCATAATTACAATGTCGTAATCACAAAACCGACTTGCACGGAGTTTGGATATACCACCTACACCTGTGCTGACTGCGGCGATAGCTATGTTGCGGACTATACGGATAAAACCGAACACAATTATGACAAAAAGGTTATTCCCCCAACTTGTACCGAGCACGGCTACACGGTTTACACTTGCCCAGACTGCGGTAAAGAGTACATCGGAGATTATACCGAGCATAAAAACCATAATTACACTAAAACCGTAATTGCTCCGACTTGTACGGAAATGGGATATACCATTTTCACTTGCGATTGCGGCGATACCTACAAAGGCGAATATACCGATAAAATCGCTCATACTTACAAAAAGACCGTAACCGAGCCGACCTGTACCGAAATCGGATTTACAACTTCCGTTTGCGAGGTGTGCGGCGACACGGTTAAGAGTGATTACAAAAATGCAAAGGGGCACGCACCGTCAGAATGGATAATTGACGAAGCGGCTACCATTGAGCACGGCGGCAGAAAGCATATTGAATGTATTGAGTGTAAAGCGATATTGCAGACTGCGGATATTCCGCAGCTTGTGGCAAAGGATAATTCGGATGAGGACGGCAAGGCTGAAATCGGCAAATATTCCGTCATTCTCACGGACAAGAACAACAAGCCCGTGTTTAATTCCGAAATCACGATTAACAAGGACGATAACATTTCAATCCGCTTGCCGAAAAACAGACTGCTTGACTTTGCGGACAGAACGACAGTAACCGTATTCAATACCGAAAAGCAGACAGCAGCAACGGGTTTGAATATCTTTGTTACAGACGACAACGGCAATAACGCAACAGGCGTAACGGACGAAAACGGACAGTTTATCGCTCCCGACAAAAAATCCTCGACAGGCGACGACAACGGAACTATCGGAAAAGACGACGGCGACAGCAAATTTACCTATGTTATCAAAGTTACGGATAAGCTCAATGTTACAATCCCGAACTGCGAAACCTACATTGGCGAAAGCAATAACATTGTTGTGAAGCTGCCCGACGGTTTGATTTTGACACAGGACAGCCCTGCAATTATCACCGTTACCGACCAAAACGGCAATCCTCAAAAGGGTGTATCTGTTATCGTAATAGCCGACAAGGACTATATCGAAAAAGGCACGACCGATATGTACGGAAAGCTGACTGTACCGCCCGTAAATTCGGGAATTACCGATAAAGACGGAAAGGTTAATTTGCAGAATTATTATGTTTTCGTAAATGACGAAAAGGGTTATATCGAAAACGCTCTTGTTACTCTGAATGAGGATAATTCTTTCAGCGTAAAACTTCCGGCTGAAAATATGATTGACTATGCAAACCGAATTACCGTAACCGTACTTGATAAGGACGGCGCACCGCTGAAAGACATTTCCGTTACCGTTTCGGACGCTGCGGAAAAATCCATTACGGACAAGACGGACGAAAACGGAAAAATCGTTGTGCCGCCTATGAGCGAGGACTACACAGACAAGGACGGCATTGCAAAAGTCGGCAGCTATACAATTATCGTTGAGAATGTAAAGTCAAAAATCGAAAACGCATATATAACCTTAACTGCTGACGGTACAATTTCGGTTTTACTTCCCGAAAATATAAAAATTGAGCATAGCAACAGAATAACCGTAACCGTGCTTGATAAGGATAACAAGGGGGTTAAGGATATTTCCGTAACCGTAAAAGAAACCGTTTCCGAAACTGCCGAAAATGCAGCGGAGCCTAAAACCGCAACGGCTGTTACCGACAAAGACGGCAAAATCTATATTCCCCCTGCAAGCGAGGGCGTAACGGATAAGGACGGAAATACAGACATTTCCGAAACTACACCGGGCAAGGACACAGACGGCGACGGCAAGGACGACACAGAGGAAACGAAAACAGAATACAACATTACCGTTGAGGACACAAAGGGCAAGATTGAGAACGCATTTATTGAAATTAAGGACGGAAAAATTTTTGTTACGCTTCCCGACGGCAAGACCTTAACAATGGATAATCAGACAACCGTAACCGTTCTTGATAAGGATAGCAAAGCTATAAAGGGTGTATCTGTTACAATTAAGGACAAGACAACCGAAAAGACGGCTACTACCGACGCAAACGGCAAGGTTACACTTCCCGTTAAGTCAACAGGTGGCGGCGGCTCATCTTCCGGCGGTGGCGGCGGTCGCGGCGGCAGCTCCGGCGGCGGATATTATACAACCGTAAATGTTAAAATCACTGACAAGGACGGAAAAGCCGTTACAAACTTCTCAAAGAGCACCGACAGCAAGGGAAATATAACAATTATCCTGCCGAACGGAAAAACGCTTGATAACGGAAACTTTTATACTGTTACCGTAACCGATAACAAAGGCAACGCAAAAGAGAATGTTACCGTTCTGCTCAAAGACAGAAATAAAGGCGAAGCAACAGGAACGACAGATAAAAACGGTGTTGTAACAATTCCGGGAAAAACACATACGGCGTACATTTTCGGGTATAATGACGGCACTTTCCGCCCCGATAACAATATGAGCCGTGCCGAAGCTGCTGCAATTTTCGCAAGGCTTATTTCCGAACAGAAAGGCGAAAAAATAAGCGGCAAATCCGATTTTGCAGATGTTAAGTCAAGTGAATGGTATTCAAAATTTATAGGATATATCGAAAAATACGGCATTATCAAAGGCTATGACAACAACACTTTTAAGCCGGACGAAAATATATCCCGTGCGGAATTTGTGGCTATGACGGTCAGATTTAATTCTCTGTTTAATAAGGTTAAAAAAGGCAGCTACACCGTTAAATACACCGATGTTGCAAGTAACTATTGGGCGTATGCTGACATTGCTTATGCAAAACACGCAGGCTGGCTTAATGGCTACGCTGACGGCTCATTCAAGGGCGATAACGCTATTACCCGTGCGGAGGTCGTAACCGTCGTAAACAAGGCAACCGGCAGAATTGCAGACGAGGGGTATATCAATAAAAATCTCTCGTTGCTGAATAAATTTACCGACCTTAAAAATAATTCGCATTGGGCATTTTATTCAATATGCGAATCGGCAAACACACACCTTGCAAATTCTCACGACAATTCCGAAACTTGGGTAAAATAA
- a CDS encoding PcfB family protein — protein sequence MQEEIEKKTIALAISGSKITGRTLAKAISVYLNHRKGKLPDLKHGRQTIRDLMKHNTALSNIEITDKNIRSFESTAKKYGIDFALKKDNSEKPPRYLVFFKGRDADVLTMAFNEYSQKILRQKEKPSVRQAIRKLAEIVKSQHKDREKIKDRSIER from the coding sequence TTGCAGGAAGAAATTGAAAAGAAAACGATTGCGCTTGCCATATCCGGCAGCAAAATTACCGGGCGGACGCTTGCAAAAGCGATTTCCGTTTACCTAAATCACCGCAAAGGAAAACTGCCGGACTTAAAGCACGGCAGGCAGACAATCAGAGACCTGATGAAACACAACACGGCTCTTTCAAACATTGAAATTACCGATAAAAATATCAGGTCGTTTGAATCTACGGCGAAAAAGTACGGGATTGACTTTGCACTCAAAAAAGATAATTCCGAAAAGCCGCCCCGATACCTTGTCTTTTTCAAAGGTAGGGACGCAGATGTTCTGACAATGGCGTTTAACGAGTATTCTCAGAAAATATTACGGCAGAAAGAAAAGCCCTCTGTTAGACAGGCTATCCGCAAGTTAGCGGAAATAGTAAAATCACAGCATAAAGACCGTGAAAAAATCAAAGACAGGAGCATTGAGCGATGA